Proteins encoded together in one Nitrospirota bacterium window:
- a CDS encoding universal stress protein, which translates to MVKTAKEEGVDMIIVGSRGKRVSHLFMGSVSREVANNAEVPVLLVK; encoded by the coding sequence ATTGTCAAGACTGCAAAAGAAGAAGGGGTTGATATGATAATTGTCGGCTCCAGGGGTAAAAGGGTTTCTCACCTTTTTATGGGAAGCGTCAGTAGAGAAGTGGCTAATAATGCTGAGGTTCCCGTACTTCTCGTCAAATAG